The Agrobacterium vitis genome has a segment encoding these proteins:
- the deoC gene encoding deoxyribose-phosphate aldolase produces MDSRELRECAAVALSVLDLTNLKDDCRPEEIDELCARAITPFGHTAAICIWPRFVAKARGLLGHDGQVKIATVVNFPSGDLDIAAVVAETEAALADGADEIDLVIPYHAFIEGDETAVMDMIRAVRAVIASPAILKVILETGELKTAALTRRASQIAIAEGADFIKTSTGKVAVNATLEAADIMLQEIRDSGRKVGFKPAGGISTVKEASLYFRHASAIMGEDWVMPSTFRFGASGLLNDILAILSGEKSSGPASGY; encoded by the coding sequence TTGGATAGCCGTGAACTGCGCGAATGCGCTGCTGTTGCCCTGTCGGTGCTGGATCTGACCAATCTGAAAGACGATTGCAGACCCGAAGAGATTGATGAACTGTGCGCCCGTGCCATCACGCCATTTGGCCATACGGCGGCGATCTGCATCTGGCCGCGTTTCGTAGCAAAGGCGCGAGGATTGCTTGGTCATGACGGCCAGGTGAAGATCGCAACGGTGGTCAATTTCCCTTCGGGCGATCTTGATATTGCGGCGGTTGTCGCGGAAACCGAAGCTGCTCTGGCCGACGGCGCGGACGAGATCGATCTGGTCATCCCCTACCATGCTTTTATCGAAGGCGATGAAACGGCAGTGATGGACATGATTCGGGCTGTCAGGGCGGTGATCGCCTCGCCCGCAATTCTCAAGGTCATTCTGGAAACCGGCGAGTTGAAAACCGCCGCCCTTACCCGCCGTGCCTCGCAGATTGCAATTGCCGAAGGTGCGGATTTCATCAAGACATCGACCGGCAAGGTTGCGGTCAACGCCACTCTGGAGGCCGCAGACATCATGCTCCAGGAAATCCGAGACAGTGGCCGCAAAGTCGGCTTCAAGCCGGCGGGTGGCATTTCCACGGTCAAGGAGGCGAGCCTGTATTTTCGCCACGCCAGCGCAATCATGGGGGAGGATTGGGTGATGCCCTCCACCTTCCGTTTCGGCGCATCCGGCCTGTTGAATGATATTCTGGCCATTCTATCCGGCGAAAAATCCTCAGGCCCAGCCAGCGGCTATTGA
- a CDS encoding purine-nucleoside phosphorylase → MTPAVDLLIDRLNGLLPRIAIVLGSGLGGLVDEVENAVRIPFPDIPGFPQGGVSGHAKELVAGLFAGQPIIMLAGRVHYYEEGDAAAMRLPIETLAALGVTTLILTNAAGSLRADMPPGSVMQLIDHINFSGRNPLIGETGDGRFVGMTQAYDGELAEAMRRAADAEDISLSSGVYMWFSGPSFETPAEIRMARTLGADAVGMSTVPEVILARFFGLKVAAASVITNYGAGMTGAELSHEETKDMAPIGGRRLVAILKRMIVDGGADLG, encoded by the coding sequence ATGACCCCGGCGGTCGATCTGCTCATCGACAGGCTGAACGGGCTTTTGCCACGCATCGCTATCGTGCTGGGTTCCGGCCTTGGCGGATTGGTGGACGAGGTTGAGAATGCGGTTCGCATTCCCTTTCCCGACATACCGGGTTTTCCGCAGGGCGGCGTTTCCGGCCATGCCAAGGAGTTGGTGGCCGGGCTTTTCGCCGGTCAGCCGATTATCATGCTGGCGGGCAGGGTGCATTATTACGAAGAGGGTGATGCGGCAGCCATGCGGTTGCCCATCGAGACGCTGGCAGCGCTTGGCGTGACGACGCTGATCCTCACCAATGCCGCCGGTTCCTTGCGGGCCGACATGCCGCCCGGCTCGGTGATGCAGTTGATTGACCACATTAATTTTTCTGGCCGTAATCCGCTGATCGGCGAGACGGGGGATGGCCGGTTTGTCGGCATGACCCAGGCCTATGACGGCGAATTGGCCGAGGCCATGCGCCGTGCGGCAGACGCTGAAGACATTTCTCTGTCATCCGGCGTCTATATGTGGTTTTCTGGGCCAAGTTTTGAGACGCCAGCGGAAATCCGCATGGCGCGGACGCTGGGTGCCGATGCGGTGGGCATGTCCACCGTGCCGGAAGTCATTCTGGCACGGTTTTTTGGTCTGAAGGTTGCGGCGGCGTCGGTTATCACCAATTATGGGGCAGGGATGACGGGTGCCGAACTCAGCCACGAGGAGACCAAGGACATGGCTCCGATTGGTGGAAGACGGCTTGTCGCCATCCTCAAGCGAATGATCGTTGATGGAGGAGCAGATCTTGGATAG
- a CDS encoding cytidine deaminase → MSHDLFEAARDAMRHAHAPYSKFPVGAAIRADDGKIYVGANIENLSFPQGWCAEPTAIGCMVMGGGRKIVEIAVIAEKLALCPPCGGCRQKIREFASAETKIYLCDDVGVQKVMSMDELLPFSFETDTLG, encoded by the coding sequence ATGTCTCACGACCTGTTCGAGGCGGCCCGCGATGCCATGCGCCATGCCCATGCGCCCTATTCGAAATTTCCGGTTGGCGCTGCAATCCGCGCCGATGATGGCAAGATCTATGTTGGCGCGAATATCGAGAACCTGTCTTTTCCTCAAGGCTGGTGCGCCGAGCCGACGGCCATCGGCTGCATGGTCATGGGTGGTGGACGAAAGATCGTCGAGATTGCCGTCATCGCTGAAAAGCTGGCGCTTTGCCCACCTTGCGGCGGCTGCCGCCAGAAGATCCGGGAATTTGCTTCGGCTGAGACGAAAATCTACCTCTGCGACGACGTGGGCGTGCAAAAGGTGATGAGCATGGACGAATTGCTGCCCTTCAGCTTCGAGACGGATACACTCGGATGA